One genomic region from Rhinoraja longicauda isolate Sanriku21f chromosome 8, sRhiLon1.1, whole genome shotgun sequence encodes:
- the tmem198ab gene encoding transmembrane protein 198 translates to MTSTLQALHFKLLTQGTGQSTIHTCDQEIDRKYDIVPSVVCSMCCLFGVIYCFFGYRCFKAIMFLTGLMFGSIVIFMLCYKERVLDTQLSMEASVGIGLGIGILCGLVTMLVRSVGLFMVGLLLGLLVAVSTLLVLEQFYHPRTMWVPIGLLLGAGMFFAVLTLQWQRFFTVLSTAVFGAAIITVTVDYFIEIFLLVQYIYDRIKVSPVKPMCWYSWVILGIWPVLTALGVLVQFKVTAEGYSHTEVIISRRRRRVQLMRIRQREAKRKQRKQRRSYQEQAYRRKPNPVRRYDGDVLSPSYIQSFRDRQAVSSPSGVAQTMVDVDYDCGSTVPLTSSAPAVRV, encoded by the exons ATGACCTCCACACTTCAAGCCTTGCACTTTAAACTCTTGACCCAGGGCACGGGTCAGAGCACCATCCACACGTGTGACCAGGAGATCGACCGCAAGTATGACATCGTGCCGTCCGTGGTCTGCTCCATGTGCTGCCTCTTTGGAGTCATCTACTGCTTCTTTG GCTACCGCTGCTTCAAGGCCATCATGTTCCTGACGGGCCTGATGTTCGGCTCCATCGTCATCTTCATGCTGTGCTACAAGGAGAGGGTACTGGACACGCAGCTGAGCATGGAGGCCAGTGTGGGGATTGGCCTGGGGATCGGCATACTGTGCGGCCTGGTCACCATGCTGGTGCGGAGCGTGGGCCTGTTCATGGTGGGCCTGTTGCTGGGCCTGCTGGTGGCCGTGTCCACCCTGTTGGTCCTGGAGCAGTTCTACCACCCCCGCACCATGTGGGTGCCCATCGGGCTGCTGCTGGGCGCCGGAATGTTCTTCGCCGTGCTCACCCTGCAGTGGCAGCGCTTCTTCACCGTCCTCTCCACCGCCGTCTTCGGCGCGGCCATCATCACGGTCACGGTGGACTACTTCATCGAGATCTTCCTGCTGGTGCAGTACATCTACGATCGGATCAAGGTGTCTCCCGTGAAGCCAATGTGCTGGTACAGCTGGGTCATCCTGGGCATCTGGCCCGTGCTCACCGCTCTCGGAGTGCTGGTCCAGTTCAAGGTCACGGCCGAAGGCTACTCGCACACGGAAG tGATCATCAGCAGGAGGAGGCGACGGGTGCAACTGATGCGTATCCGGCAGCGGGAGGCCAAGAGGAAGCAACGCAAGCAGCGACGGTCCTACCAGGAGCAAGCATACAGGAGAAAGCCCAACCCCGTGCGACGCTACGATGGAGACGTCCTCTCTCCG AGCTACATCCAGAGTTTCCGCGATCGCCAGGCGGTTAGCTCTCCCAGCGGCGTCGCCCAGACCATGGTGGACGTCGACTACGACTGCGGCTCCACCGTGCCCCTCACCTCCTCCGCGCCGGCGGTCCGCGTGTGA